In one window of Bdellovibrio bacteriovorus DNA:
- a CDS encoding alpha/beta hydrolase, whose product MITSEVLKNYRAYEVQHFQVETLKIESAALKGNPLKDPATRFNPLLLPRHEGPWPVIMVLGGFTGNSPFYFNPKFNEQNAVQVIDQAVERGEAPEALYVFIDALTSWGGSQFINSAATGNYEDYIVKEIIPALKEHFPVSHNAQDWCVMGGSSGGYGALHLGSKYPEIFSYVAAIAPDCFFEASLLPELYQAHPFWEKYKESATRALEELRNKKLMKAKNWHSVVNAFGMASCYSANGVGVEFNWPLDIRTAEKIPALWEQWLKHDPVHFLPKRLSHLKKLSGIYLDVGSKDNFHLQYGSRQISKFLNESGIAHEYVEFDGNHFDIGERRVEVWKWLSSLWRA is encoded by the coding sequence ATGATCACCTCTGAAGTTTTAAAAAATTATCGCGCTTACGAAGTACAGCACTTTCAAGTTGAAACTCTTAAAATTGAAAGTGCTGCGCTTAAGGGCAATCCTCTCAAAGATCCAGCGACACGCTTTAATCCTCTTCTTCTCCCCCGCCATGAAGGCCCTTGGCCGGTCATCATGGTTTTAGGTGGATTTACTGGTAACTCCCCTTTTTATTTCAATCCTAAGTTTAATGAACAAAATGCCGTACAGGTGATTGATCAGGCCGTCGAGCGTGGTGAGGCCCCTGAAGCTTTGTATGTGTTTATCGACGCTTTGACTTCTTGGGGTGGTTCTCAGTTTATAAATTCTGCGGCCACAGGAAACTACGAAGATTATATTGTAAAAGAAATCATCCCCGCATTAAAAGAACACTTCCCTGTCTCCCATAACGCCCAAGACTGGTGCGTGATGGGAGGATCTAGCGGAGGCTATGGCGCCCTTCATTTAGGATCAAAGTATCCAGAGATCTTCAGTTATGTCGCGGCGATTGCACCGGATTGTTTTTTTGAAGCCAGCCTCTTACCGGAACTTTATCAGGCCCATCCTTTTTGGGAAAAATATAAAGAGTCTGCCACTCGAGCCCTTGAAGAACTAAGAAATAAGAAATTGATGAAGGCTAAGAACTGGCATTCTGTCGTCAATGCTTTTGGAATGGCCTCTTGCTATTCGGCGAACGGCGTTGGCGTAGAATTTAATTGGCCTTTGGATATTCGCACGGCCGAAAAAATTCCGGCTCTCTGGGAGCAATGGCTCAAACACGACCCTGTCCATTTTTTGCCCAAACGGCTTTCTCACTTAAAAAAACTGTCTGGAATTTATCTGGATGTCGGGAGCAAAGACAACTTCCATCTCCAGTACGGAAGCCGACAAATATCAAAGTTCCTGAATGAAAGTGGCATTGCTCACGAGTATGTGGAGTTCGACGGAAATCATTTCGATATCGGGGAACGCAGAGTCGAAGTATGGAAATGGCTTTCCTCCCTATGGAGAGCGTGA